The proteins below come from a single Actinomycetota bacterium genomic window:
- a CDS encoding aspartate 1-decarboxylase — translation MLKSKIHRATVTDANLNYVGSITVDRDLLDLADVHEYEKVSVLNINTGARFETYAINGPRGRGDICLNGAAARLGHPGDLVIILTYAEYDEAELMGGHEPTVVQLNSRNEVTDLVEDMVPVMWEVE, via the coding sequence ATGCTCAAGAGCAAGATCCACCGCGCCACGGTGACCGACGCCAACCTGAACTACGTCGGCTCGATCACCGTGGACCGCGACCTGCTCGACCTCGCCGACGTCCATGAGTACGAGAAGGTGAGCGTGCTCAACATCAACACCGGCGCCCGGTTCGAGACCTACGCCATCAATGGCCCCCGCGGCCGTGGCGACATCTGCCTCAACGGCGCGGCCGCCCGGCTGGGGCACCCCGGCGACCTGGTGATCATCCTCACCTACGCCGAGTACGACGAGGCCGAGCTGATGGGCGGCCACGAGCCCACCGTGGTGCAACTGAACTCCCGCAACGAGGTGACCGACCTGGTGGAGGACATGGTGCCGGTTATGTGGGAGGTCGAGTAA
- the panB gene encoding 3-methyl-2-oxobutanoate hydroxymethyltransferase, translating into MLAASDIRALKGTRRLATLTAYDYPMALALDQVGLDVILVGDSLGEVELGYDSTRAVTLEMMAHHVRAVANGATRTHICGDMPAGSYADPRQAVASAMTLVSAGAHSVKLEGALIPQVGAIIDAGIPVMGHVGLLPQTAEGGYRKQGGTTRDADRLVAEAIALDRTGCFAIVIECVHAEAARRITAAVGAPTIGIAAGINCDGQVLVSTDLIGLLPDPPAFVAPRANVRDIIIGAAAEFAAEVRATKSEPAARSARP; encoded by the coding sequence ATCCTCGCCGCCTCCGACATCCGGGCGCTCAAGGGCACTCGCCGGCTGGCGACGCTCACGGCATACGACTACCCCATGGCCCTGGCTCTCGACCAGGTGGGGCTCGACGTCATCCTCGTGGGCGACAGCCTCGGAGAGGTGGAGTTGGGGTACGACTCCACCCGCGCCGTCACGCTCGAGATGATGGCGCACCATGTGCGGGCGGTGGCGAACGGTGCCACGCGCACGCACATCTGCGGTGACATGCCCGCGGGCTCGTACGCCGATCCGCGGCAGGCGGTGGCGAGCGCGATGACCCTGGTGTCAGCAGGCGCGCACTCGGTGAAGCTCGAGGGCGCGCTGATCCCGCAGGTGGGGGCCATCATCGATGCCGGCATCCCCGTGATGGGCCACGTGGGACTCCTGCCGCAGACCGCCGAGGGCGGCTACCGCAAGCAGGGCGGGACCACCCGGGACGCCGACCGCCTCGTGGCCGAGGCCATCGCGCTCGACCGCACCGGGTGCTTCGCGATCGTCATCGAGTGCGTGCACGCCGAGGCCGCCAGGCGCATCACCGCGGCCGTGGGCGCGCCCACCATCGGCATCGCCGCCGGCATCAACTGCGACGGCCAGGTGCTGGTGAGCACCGACCTCATCGGGCTGCTGCCCGACCCGCCGGCCTTCGTAGCGCCGCGTGCAAACGTGCGCGACATCATCATCGGCGCGGCCGCGGAGTTCGCCGCCGAGGTGCGCGCGACCAAGAGCGAGCCGGCCGCGCGAAGCGCGAGGCCATAG